CTGCTATTGTTGCTGTCTTTAGGGGCCGGATATTCGGGTCCTCGGAGCTTTCTCTGGTACCTTCCATCGTGCTCCTTCGTCCATCTACTTGAGGTCTTGTACATCATCCTGAGCATATCCGAGGTGGTATTCTTCATACCTAATCACACATAGCATTCCGgctttaggtagtagccatgtctcacatggatCATACgaaatatcactaaggagagatgtcacctcggtctcgagagctcttgcacgtgctcgtgtcatcggtccactcactactagggaaaaccttatacacagaatcttagcagcagcgaggtttaaaaacaaacgctactgctaattagcagtagcgagcttcagaagaccgcgctactaatagcccagtagtagtagcgctctaggtgaaacgagcgctactactacaattgccacggtgttgcctccaggctagatatagtagtaccgCCCTTCTCCTGGACGCcctactgctaaagtacttagtagcaacgTTTTTCTTTAAAACTCGATGCTGCTAAGTATCATCCCCTcttgcaactaattaagtttagtcccatactgctaagcgaacaaggtgtttaccaccttaaatatgttacttctcaaactatctcgagcacttggtcttcattgaactgtatgtgtaggatttgtggctgcaatatgaatcttcacctGTGCCTATACAGGTacggtgaggattcatgttgactatttagattctatacaaaaaaatcaatgatgaccaatgtatatttttgatgtttttacatgcTTAGCCTTATTGGTAGTAGCGCAGGTGcaaaccacgctactactaacagttagctgtagcgccttattggtagcgcggctgcccgcgctgctgatagcctcaaaacccgcgctactactagggtttttcctagtagtgacttgGTGCTTGGCGAGACGtatgtaggtccatggggatgaccgtagggtgCTCCGCATCACATAGCCGACTTGTCTGCCAAAGTCTAACACATGGGATCGAAGATCTTATCTATATGTTTATATGCCCCACCTCCCTATTCTTCTAAATCATTGCTCGGGCCAATCACATATCAAATATGAGTTTCTTAACTTAcatttagatatatatatatatatgtaacttTATGATTAATGTCAAATGATTAAGGGCCTAATTATTTAATTGAGATAAGTGTTAATCCCATATGTTAGTTTGAAGTGTTAATGACACTCCTACAAACTTGAAAAAATGGACCAGAATTTAGAAGATTAAGGATGGGGCTTAGATTTTTCTGTGATACTAGATTGCAATGAGTCATGGGACTAGCAGAATGTCATGAGTGGGCTTGACTGGATCTCATAATCATATTGTGTCTAGTGCCGCCAGACTAGTTGGCCAGCACCACCAAGTGAAAGGGAGTTTGTGGGGAAAATTCCCAAGCGAGGTGTTCCACTACTAAGAGTAAATTGTCCTTTCCATCAAACACCATTATGCTATTGATCTAATGTTTTGTTATGGTCAGGTACCGATGATTTGATTGTAGTCGATATCGCCTAAGATTTCTATGGAACATGTTCCCATAGTATTGGCACATCATGTGCCACAAAGTACTGTGTGTATAGAAGTGATGGTCCAAGACTTATTTTTTCCTTCCAAAATCTCTTTTCCTCTAGACTCTATCGTCGAGTACCACCAAAGTGATATAGTTGTTTTTGCATATACCTGTTGTTAGGGTCTAGCACAACCTTGAGGTTCATTGTCTCATACATCTAAGCTAGTGTCACTCAAATGGTAATGATTTGTTGAACATCAATCCAAACCCACCTAGTGAGTTCCATCTGCAACCTCGGACATCTATTAATGTGTCAAATCTTACTCCTACATAAATTATTTAATGGCTCTTGACGTATTAAATGGAACCTCTTTCATATGTACTTTTTTGGACGCTCTTACCGATGTGACTGAGCCGTTGGTAAAACTTTGACACATGGGATCAAACATCTCATTTGTTTTGTTCATATTTCAGTACACCTCCCACTCGTATCTCTTATAACCATTGCCTGAATCGATCAAATACCAGAATATGACATTCATTGCTTATGTCTGTATACAAATTTATCTGTTTATATCATTGTACTTCCACTGCACGTTCGATTATGTATGGTTGATTCATATCAAAGACTCTCACTATCATGACCAAGCCATGGATAAAAAGTTAAATGTGGAATCTTGAAAAATTATTAGCACAATGATCATTTGtggtttgttctaaaaatatgttttAAGAGTCACATTACTTGAGCAAGTAATGAAAGAGCTCAATGATTGCATATACCTTCTGTTAGGTCCTAGCACAACCAAGAGCTGCAATGTCTGATACCTCTAAGCCAGTGTCACTCAGAGGACAAAGTTATGTTGTTCATCAAGCTAAACCCACCTAGTGAATTCCGCATGGCACCTCAGGCATTTGTTAGCACGTCAATTCTTACTCATCTATCTCATATTTAATGGCTCTTGACATATTTCAATGAACTTCCTCCATATGTAAGATTTTGTTTGGATGCTCACGCCGATGTGACTAAGATGATAGTCAAACTCTGCGCATGTGAACAAATATCTCATATATGTTTATTGCATATCACAATGCACCCTCTACCACCCATATATCTTATAAGCAATGGCCGGATCAATCACATATCAAAATATGTCATTTTGTTACTTCAGTTTAGATAACATAAGTATCTTTTATATCTATGTACTTCCATTGTATGTTGGATTTTTTCTAGAAGTTTCACATTGAAGACTCTCACGGTCGTGGCCAAGCAATCAGTAAGAAGTTCAACATGTGGGATCTTGGTCGTTTATTGGCATGAAAGATCATTTTTATTTGTTCTAAAATATGATTTAAGAGTCACATTAGTTGACACGTGAGATGAAAGAACTCTGTGATTTATTAGTATCACCTTTTGCATGAATCTAGAACTAGGATGTTGTAAGGATCTTTGATAGGAACAAAAGGTGGTGATTTACATTTAGGAATAAATTATATTAGGTGGGCGACTCTTTTGTCAACCAAGGTTGCTGATCTTTTCATAGGTGATCAAGAAATTCATCGATGCATCAAAGTCTTGATCCTTGATCTCACGTATAATGGCCCTTAACGTATTAATGAACTTCAACCATGTGTAGGGTTTCGTTCGGACGTGCTTGATTCGTTTAGGTGAATCTTATTGGTGtgatcaagtcgtctatcaaagtctAGCGCATGGGGATTAAAGATCGCTTATATGTGCCCGTGGACACCTCTTTctctagcaaggcatgtcagattgATCACATCAAATACGTCATCATTTCACAACGTGTTCATACAAAAAGAGGTGTTTTATGGGTTCTCCACTTCATAACATCCATTCGATACACACGGTCAATTACCTCACTAATGGATATTCTCTTGGTTTATAACAAAATCTTTTTGATTTCAATGTAAGCGAATGTGTATGGATTGGACACCGAGCCAATTTCCACAAGGATAATAAGATGTGCACACACAAAGATGATGTTGATTCTCTCTGCATCAGATCATCCATTTTAGCACAACTATGTGACCCGTCACCAATGGAAGGAATAAGAAACTAATAAATAAAGATAAATACAAACAAAGTGCACCTAGAGAATGGAGAAAGGATTTATCGTTTTGAGAGTAGATTGCGGCTTCTGCGCAAAAAGTGTACGTCCCAAGCATTTTTTCAGAAAGTGTATGCGTGTAGAGACTAGAGAAATAATATACCATTTTAGAAATATGCAGAGACGTCAATGCAAAAGTTTGTTCGGGAGGGAGTAGGGGGCTCGAGTGTTAAATCCATAAAGGTCCAAGCCCTATAACGCCGTCGTTGTGTGCTTTGATCGACTTCCATGAGGTGCGTTGTATGGTACCTCTAAGCTAGTGTCACTCAAATGACAATGGTTTGTTGGTCATCAATCCAAAGCCACCTAGTGAATTCTATCTGGCACCTCTGACATACGTTCATGTCTCAAATATTACTCAACTCATATTTGTGGCTCATGACATATTACATTGAACTTCCTCCATATGTCGGATTTTGTTTGGATGCTCTTATGTTGTGATAGAGTCGTCAGTCAAACTATGATGCTTTGGGGTCAAACATCTCATTTTTTGGTCCATATCTCAATGCACCCCCCACCCATATATCTTATAATCAATGCATGAATCATTCACATATCAAAATATGGCATTTCATCATTTATGTTTAGATACAAAGCTATATTTTTATATCAATGTAGTTCCGCTATATGTTGGTATATGTATGGAGGATTCATAACGAAGACTCTCACAGTTGTGACCAACCTATCGATAAAATAATTCAACACGTGGGATCTTGACCATTTATTGGGATGATGCTCATTTGTAGTTTGTTCTAAAACATATTTTAAGAGTCACATCAGTTGACGTGTGTGGTGAAACAGCTCAATTTTTTGCATATATATCTTCTATTAGGGTATGACACAACCATGAGGTGCACTACCTGGTACCTCTAAGCCGGTGTCACTCTAAGGACAAAAATTTGTTCATCATCAATCCAAACCCACTACTTAATAACACCTAGAATCTCTGGCATTTGTTAACACATTGAACCTTAGTATATCTCATATTTAGTAGCTCCTTTCGTATTACAATAAACTTCCTTCATATGTCAGGTTTTGTTCGGACGCTCTTTGACAATGCCATTGAGCCGACGGTCAAACTCTGACTCATGGGATCAAACCTCTCATATGTTTTGTGCATATCACGGTGCATCTCCCACTTGTATCGCTTATAATTAATGCCTAAATTGATCGTATATCAAAATATGCCATTCCAGTACTTATGATGAGATATAGAGGTATCTTTTATATCAATGTACTTTCACTATATGTTGGATTTTGTGTAGAGGATCCACGACGAAGACTCTCACTGTTGTGATCAGGCCATCGTGAAAAGTTCAACACGTGGGATCTTGACCATTTATTGGCATGAAAGATCATTTGTGGTTTGTTCTAGAAATATGTTTTAAGAGACACATCAGTTGACACGTGAGATGAAAGAGCTCAATAATTTCTCTGTATTACCTTTTATATACACGAATCTAGAACTAGGATGACAACAAAAGATCTACTATAAGAACAAAAGGTGATAATTTACgcttagagataaattatattaggTGGGCAATTCTTTTGTCAAACAAGGTTGTCGACCTTTTACAAGGAGGTTGATAAAGCTATCAATCAAAGTCTAGCACATGGGGATTGAAGATCACATCTATgcattcataccccccccccctcctcgaCACCCTTATTTCTAGCAATCATCTCAGACTGATCACGTCATATACGACATGTCGTAACATGTTTATACAAATCGAGGTGTTTTTATGGGTTTTCCACTTTTTTGTAATTCGGGTTTTCCACTTTTGATCATCCATTTGATACACACGATCATTTGCTTAATTAGTGGATATTCTCTCGATTTATAACAATATCTTTTTCATTTCAATGTGAGCTAACGTGTACGGACTAGGCGCCGAGCCAATTTCcacaaggataacaagatgtgcaTGCATAAACATGATGTTGATTCTCTCAGCACCACACCAGATCATCCATTTCAGCACCACTATGTGACTCCTCACCAAGGCAAGGAGTACAACAATAAGAAACTGGAAAAAAAAAGGAACAAAGTGCACCCAGAGGCCAAAAGGATTGTGAGGGGCTTCTGCGCAAAAAGTGTTAGTCCCAAACATTTTCGCCTGCATGCAGGGGCCAGAGGAAGCATTTAATATTTTAAAAATACGCAGGGGCGTCGACGCAAAAGTTTGTTTTGTTTGAGAGGGAGTAGGGGGCAGGAGTGTTAAAGCCATAAAGGCGCAAGCCCTGTAACGCCGCCGTTGTGTGCTTCGCTCGGCTGCCTGCCGCTTCGCCTCTCGCCTCCtcccctcgcctcgcctcgcctcgcctctccACTCCCCCACCGCGCCGTTCTTTAATGGGGCGAGCCCAACAACAAACACTGACACAAGGAGAACACCACCCGGTTCCCAGACCAGACcaactcctcctccctccctcctccctctctccccgcccCCACTCCTCCTTCCCTCCCTGGGAGGACAGGACAGCAGAGCCCGTCCACCACCAACCCACCGCCACCCGCGTCGCCATGGCGCAGCCTGGTGAGCGCAGTCTCCTGGTTTTTCTTGCGGCCGGCTTTGCTGCCCGCTCGTGCTCATGCGGCTGCCGCTCTCCTGTTGTCTCTTGTTGTGTCGCTGGCAGGGCGAGGACGggacccggagctgttcgcggagcTGTGGCGCGCCTGCGCCGGGCCGCTGGTGGAGGTGCCGCAGCGCGGCGAGAGGGTCTTCTACTTCCTCCAGGGCCACCTGGAGCAGGTGCGTGCGGGTGTTTCGCTCGTGAATTCTCCTTGTTTATTCTCCGCCGCTCTCCTCTGTTCCATCCATTTCCAATTCCGCCGCGGCCGGGCCACGCGCTCATCTGCTTGCTGGTTTTTTGCGCGCGCAGCTGCAAGAGCCGACGGACTCGGCGCTGCTGGCCGAGCAAATCAAGATGTTCCAGGTGCCCTACAAGATCCTCTGCAAGGTCGTCAACGTCGAGCTCAAGGTAAACAATCGCCGCCGGCCGGCCACGCAGCCGCCTTCTCTTTGCTCCTCGCCACCTGATCCTCCCTCGCGGTTCTGGCGTGAGCTCGTCGTCGTCGTAATTAAACTCTCTCTCGTGTTGTTTTTGCTCGCGGCGGCGCAGGCCGAGGCGGAGACGGACGAGGTGTACGCGCAGATCACCCTGCAGCCGGAATCTGACGTAAGTGTTCATCGCCACCCAAAGCTTTGTTCGCTGATAATTTTTTCCTTTCCTGTTATCACTATCTCGTTTGGAAATGTCCTGAATTCCGGTTTCTGAATCCGTAGTGTCGCAATTccgctttttcttttcttttatctcTATCTGTTCTTTCTACTCGAATTCAGAGAGTGTGTCCCTCGCGTGGATTTGCGTCTTAAACTTTCTCCTGTTTGCAGCAAGACAACCTGCCCCTCATCTGCGACCCAATTCTGCCGGAGACGCCCCGGCCGGTGGTGCACACCTTCTGCAAGATCCTGACGCCGTCCGACACCAGCACCCACGGCGGCTTCTCCGTGCTCCGCCGCCACGCCAACGAGTGTCTCCCGCCGCTGGTAAGCCCAATTCCCTTGTCCTCGTTAATCAATGCATAATTGCATTATTGCATACCGTACTGCCAGGTTAAATTCCACTCTGCTTTGCTCTTGATCAGGACATGGCGATGCCGACACCGACTCAGGAGATCATCTCCAAGGACCTCCATGGATCTGAGTGGAGGTTTAAGCACATCTACAGAGGTACGCAAACTCGGTGTTTTCCTCTTATTACAGTTACCTGCAGAATTGTTCAGTGGTCATTCATCTGACTGCAGATCAGGACCAAATAAATTGCAGTTGCTGTATGTGTATGCCTTCTGCTGCCTGATCCATGCAATTCTTGGTGGTTGTTGTATAGGTCAACCCCGCAGGCACCTTCTGACGACCGGATGGAGCACATTCGTCACATCAAAGAAGCTGATGGCTGGCGATGCCTTTGTCTACCTAAGGTTGGACATCAACTGAATTCCAGTGCTTATAATTCTGTTAAACTAACCATGCGTGGCGGACAGGTTTATGCGCAATGTTTTGTGGGAAGTATGCATCATCACAAAGACATTGTGTTTTGTTTTCGCAGGAGTGAGACAGGAGAGCAGCGTGTCGGAGTGAGGCGCCTTGTGCAGAAGCAAAGCACGATGCCGGCGTCCGTTATATCAAGCCAGAGCATGCATCTCGGGGTTCTTGCAAGTGCATCTCATGCTCTCAAGACCAACTCCATCTTCGTGGTCTACTACAGGCCCAGGTTAGACCTTCTATTCCAAAAAAAAATATTATTCTATACCGCCAGTTGTTAGATAAAACTGTGCTTACTGTTTGCTAATGGAAGTTAATTTCTTGTTTGTTTTATGTAGGTTAAGCCAGAGCCAGTACATTGTCAGCGTGAACAAGTACCTTCAAGCTAGTAAGACTGGATTTACTGTGGGCATGAGGTTCAGGATGAACTTCGAAGCAGAAGATGTCCCTGTGAAGAAGTAAGGGTTTTCAGTCTGTTTGCTCATCTTCTGCCATCATCTCAGTTTCACATGGTCTCATGTATTTTAAACCTGCAGGTTTTTTGGGACTATAGTTGGTGATGGTGATCTTTCTCCACAGTGGTCAGGTTCTGAATGGAAGTCACTCAAGGTAAGATCAACACATTCTACTTTCTCTTGTTTACATTGtatttttcttctctttttaaAAACTCTGATTTTATTCATGGTTTATTTAGGTCCAATGGGATGACTCGGTCGCAATTTGCAACGGCCCTGAGAGGGTTTCTCCTTGGGAAATTGACTCATCTGATGCCTCCTCACCTGCCATCAGTGCACTGCTGCAATCATCGGCGAAGAACAAGCGTCCAAGGGAGACAAATGAAAACTTTGATCTTCCATCACAGGGTATGACCTGCAGATTTCTCATTGCTCGTGCTATTATCGACAAATAAATGGAACGTTGACATCATGATGTTTTAATCTTGTTGGCTTAATCTGCAGAGCCGACTCAGGAGTTTTGGCTGTCTGGAATGACACAGCAGCATGAGAGGACATATGTTGGTTCTAGTGACCCCAACCGTATCTCTGGGTATCATCAAATTCTTTGGCCAAGCAGTGAACCCGCAGGGTATGGTGCCATGAGCAGCAGTTCGGTTTGTCAAACTCCATTGGGGCTTGGTGATGGTTGGCCCAAGGATTTCAACCCTTCAAGCCAGGGGGTCTCTCCTACCCTGTCAGAGATTACTCAGAAGCTGAATCGGGTTGCCAGCAGTGAAGGAAGAACTCCTCCTCCTTGGGCTACTGCACTTTGTGGTGGTTACCGGGCTGAGGAACCTACTTCCAAGCTGTCCTGCAACCCTACTCTGCCTCTGCCTGAACAGGTTGCACCATATCTGCCCAAAGTAGCTGAAAAGGCCAAGGAACCCGGTGTGGTTCGTCTGTTTGGTGTGAATTTGATGGAGAACACCAACAATGCTGCTGCTCCTACTGCTGGCAACGCAAGTGCCGGAGCCGGAGAAACTTCAGCCAGAGTTGCTGGTTCTGTTGAAGGCTCTGGTCAGCTGTCAGCATTTTCAAAAGTAACAAAAGTTGCGAATGAGAGCCCCCGAGAAATCCAAAGCCAACAGAGTAATGTTGGAAGGAACCGTGTGAAGGTACAACTTCTGTGTatctctttcttcctcctctccttggcTTGTTTAACTGTTGTCTAACCTCGTGTTGCTATTTGGTTTGTGCTAGGTTCAAATGCATGGAAATGCTGTGGGTAGAGCTGTGGATCTAGCAAGTCTGGATGGGTATGAGGGGCTGACCAGTGAACTGGAACAGATGTTCGAGATAAAGGACATCAAACAGAACTTTAAAGTGGCATTCACCGACAACGAAGGTGACACCATGAAAGTCGGAGATGATCCCTGGATGTAAGTCTGCACATGTTCTCCATCAAGCATTGATAGTTAACTGTTCCTCTGACATGATCATAATGAGTATATATAGCTGACATACATACATTCTTTGGCACCTGCAGGGAGTTTTGCCGTATGGTGAGGAAGATAGTGATCTATCCCATTGAAGATGACAAGAACATGGATCCTCGTCAGACGTCGGTCTTAGCTGCTGCTCCAGATCCGGATCCCAAGGCTAACCTTTAGAAGGGGGGAGGGGTAGGATTTTTGGATCCTTTCACAGATGAAGCATTGGTTTGCAGATTTGTGGTATTGAATCCTTTCTTCAGAAGCACCCCGAAGAAAGATTGATTGATAACATAGGTTTCCAGAAAGAAAAATGGTGGTGACAATTTCTCTTTAGTTGGCTGTCAAAGAAACaaacaaaagattgacaatgtctcTTTAGTCGTTTGCTTAAATATAGTCAAAAAAACCGTAAAGGAATAAAGTCCAGGAGGTATAAAGACTTCTGGTGTAAGTTGTGTACATATTATATGAGAGATGACAATCATATGACATCTAGTTTATGTTCTGTTTTAACTTCCTCTTGCGTTCAGGCTGAATTTGGTGATAAATGTTGCGACTAGAATTATCTTGATGGTAGCTTTCAATGCTGATCGGTATAGTGCTGGTTAGTTCTACACTGGTTTTGTGCTTGATGCTTTTCACGGCTTAGgtcctctttgattcaaaggattttcataggtaTTTTAAAAGATCGGAATCCTTAGGCCCTGTTCGTTTAATCCCCTTGCCAAAGGGATTGAAGGGGATTGGAGAGGTTTGAGGGAGATTTTGACTTGCAAAGGATTTAATCCCCTCCAGTCCCTTTCAAACCACTTCAAACCCTGCCTAACCGAACAAGCgcttaggaaattttcctatgttggtcgtttgatttgtaggattgaatCCCTATAGAACTTCTTTAAaagattagaatccttaggaatgtttcctatcttggttgttggaTTCGTCGGATTGACTTATATAGACAAAAAATTCAAAGCATTCCTTTGTACTACATTCCAtatgttgttgtttttttgcatcCACTCGTACTCCTTTGAAAACCTCCTTTGTGTTCTTTTGATGATTTCAAACAACCCAAAATTATGTACAATTTTAAGGATCTTTTTAGGAATTTTGGTTAATTAAAATCCTTAGAAACTTTTCtatgttggttgtttgattcgtacctCTGT
The Triticum dicoccoides isolate Atlit2015 ecotype Zavitan chromosome 3A, WEW_v2.0, whole genome shotgun sequence genome window above contains:
- the LOC119267726 gene encoding auxin response factor 1-like; this translates as MGRAQQQTLTQGEHHPVPRPDQLLLPPSSLSPRPHSSFPPWEDRTAEPVHHQPTATRVAMAQPGRGRDPELFAELWRACAGPLVEVPQRGERVFYFLQGHLEQLQEPTDSALLAEQIKMFQVPYKILCKVVNVELKAEAETDEVYAQITLQPESDQDNLPLICDPILPETPRPVVHTFCKILTPSDTSTHGGFSVLRRHANECLPPLDMAMPTPTQEIISKDLHGSEWRFKHIYRGQPRRHLLTTGWSTFVTSKKLMAGDAFVYLRSETGEQRVGVRRLVQKQSTMPASVISSQSMHLGVLASASHALKTNSIFVVYYRPRLSQSQYIVSVNKYLQASKTGFTVGMRFRMNFEAEDVPVKKFFGTIVGDGDLSPQWSGSEWKSLKVQWDDSVAICNGPERVSPWEIDSSDASSPAISALLQSSAKNKRPRETNENFDLPSQEPTQEFWLSGMTQQHERTYVGSSDPNRISGYHQILWPSSEPAGYGAMSSSSVCQTPLGLGDGWPKDFNPSSQGVSPTLSEITQKLNRVASSEGRTPPPWATALCGGYRAEEPTSKLSCNPTLPLPEQVAPYLPKVAEKAKEPGVVRLFGVNLMENTNNAAAPTAGNASAGAGETSARVAGSVEGSGQLSAFSKVTKVANESPREIQSQQSNVGRNRVKVQMHGNAVGRAVDLASLDGYEGLTSELEQMFEIKDIKQNFKVAFTDNEGDTMKVGDDPWMEFCRMVRKIVIYPIEDDKNMDPRQTSVLAAAPDPDPKANL